The following proteins are encoded in a genomic region of Hymenobacter siberiensis:
- a CDS encoding beta-ketoacyl-ACP synthase III → MKITAAITGVGSYVPDYVLTNAELEKLVDTNDEWIMSRTGIRERRILKGENQGTSVMGVKAVQRLLEKTGTNPDDVELLICATTTPDLLFPATANIISNGVGITKAFSFDMNAACSTFLFALATGAQYIQAGTHKKVIVVGADKMSAIVDYTDRANCILFGDAAAAVLLEPSTDGFGILDQVLRTDGSGEAYLHQKSGGSRRPPTHATIDAKEHYIYQEGATVFKFAVKSMADVAAQVMERNHLSKDDVAFLVPHQANKRIIDATANRMGVGPEKVMLNIDRYGNTTNATIPLCLSDYESQLRRGDNLILAAFGGGFTWGSIYIKWAYDGDKVASV, encoded by the coding sequence ATGAAGATTACTGCCGCCATCACTGGTGTGGGTTCTTATGTGCCCGACTATGTGCTAACCAATGCCGAGCTTGAAAAGCTGGTGGATACCAACGACGAGTGGATTATGTCGCGCACCGGCATCCGCGAGCGTCGCATTCTGAAGGGAGAAAACCAGGGTACTTCCGTGATGGGCGTCAAGGCAGTACAGCGATTGTTGGAGAAAACCGGCACCAACCCCGACGATGTGGAGCTGCTGATTTGCGCTACCACCACGCCCGACCTGCTGTTTCCGGCCACTGCCAACATTATCTCCAACGGTGTGGGTATCACCAAGGCCTTCAGCTTCGATATGAATGCGGCCTGCTCGACCTTTCTGTTTGCGCTGGCCACGGGCGCGCAATACATTCAGGCGGGCACGCACAAGAAGGTGATTGTGGTGGGAGCCGATAAGATGTCGGCCATCGTGGACTACACCGACCGCGCCAACTGCATCCTGTTTGGCGATGCGGCCGCTGCGGTACTGCTCGAACCCAGCACCGACGGCTTCGGCATTCTCGACCAGGTGCTGCGCACCGATGGCTCAGGCGAAGCCTACCTGCACCAGAAATCCGGCGGCAGCCGCCGCCCCCCAACGCACGCTACGATAGATGCCAAGGAGCACTACATCTACCAGGAGGGTGCCACGGTATTCAAATTTGCCGTGAAGAGCATGGCCGATGTGGCCGCCCAGGTAATGGAGCGCAACCACCTCAGCAAGGACGACGTGGCTTTTCTGGTACCCCACCAGGCCAATAAGCGCATCATCGACGCCACGGCCAACCGCATGGGCGTGGGGCCGGAGAAGGTAATGCTCAACATTGACCGCTACGGCAACACCACCAACGCCACCATTCCGCTGTGCCTGTCAGACTACGAAAGCCAACTGCGCCGCGGCGACAACCTGATTCTTGCAGCCTTCGGCGGCGGCTTCACCTGGGGCTCCATTTACATTAAATGGGCGTATGATGGCGATAAGGTAGCCAGTGTATAG
- the efp gene encoding elongation factor P: MASTADFRNGLVLNYNNELHVITEFQHVKPGKGPAFVRTKMRNIKTGRTIDNTFNAGVKVETARVEQRPHQFLYKDDYGYNFMDNSTFEQIVLQEALVPFADIMKEGQEVTILMHAETEQPLTAELPTTVDLVVTYTEPGLRGDTATNTLKPATVETGARIQVPLFVDVDTKIRIKTSDYSYVERVK, encoded by the coding sequence ATGGCATCAACCGCCGACTTCCGCAACGGGCTCGTGCTCAATTACAACAACGAGCTGCACGTCATCACCGAGTTTCAGCACGTGAAGCCCGGCAAAGGCCCCGCCTTTGTGCGCACCAAGATGCGCAACATCAAAACCGGTCGCACCATCGACAACACCTTCAACGCTGGGGTGAAAGTGGAAACCGCCCGCGTGGAGCAGCGCCCGCACCAGTTTCTGTACAAGGACGACTACGGTTACAACTTCATGGATAACAGCACCTTCGAGCAGATAGTATTGCAAGAGGCGCTGGTGCCTTTCGCCGACATCATGAAGGAAGGCCAGGAGGTAACCATCCTCATGCACGCCGAAACCGAGCAGCCCCTCACGGCCGAGCTGCCCACTACCGTTGACCTGGTGGTGACGTACACCGAGCCCGGCCTGCGTGGCGACACCGCCACCAACACCCTGAAGCCCGCCACGGTAGAAACCGGTGCCCGCATCCAGGTGCCGCTGTTTGTTGATGTGGACACCAAAATCCGCATCAAGACCAGCGACTACAGCTACGTTGAGCGCGTGAAGTAA
- the accB gene encoding acetyl-CoA carboxylase biotin carboxyl carrier protein, protein MKAKELQELLDFIAKSGLNKVNIETEEFKISVQRDPNTKHMTTIAAPMAHAPAPAAAPAAAPASAAATEAPAGNYKPLKAPMIGTFYRSNGPDSPAFVQVGDMVEKGQVICIIEAMKLFNEIEAEESGRIVKALVDNATPVEYDQPLFLIE, encoded by the coding sequence ATGAAAGCCAAAGAACTACAGGAACTGCTCGATTTTATCGCTAAATCGGGTTTGAACAAGGTCAACATCGAAACCGAAGAATTTAAAATCTCGGTGCAGCGCGACCCCAATACCAAGCACATGACGACCATTGCCGCCCCGATGGCCCATGCCCCGGCCCCGGCAGCCGCTCCGGCCGCCGCTCCCGCCTCGGCAGCTGCTACCGAAGCGCCCGCCGGCAACTACAAGCCGTTGAAGGCTCCCATGATTGGCACGTTCTACCGCAGCAACGGCCCCGATTCGCCGGCATTCGTGCAAGTGGGCGATATGGTGGAGAAGGGCCAGGTTATCTGCATCATTGAGGCGATGAAGCTGTTTAATGAGATTGAAGCCGAGGAAAGCGGCCGCATCGTGAAGGCGCTGGTGGACAATGCCACGCCCGTAGAATACGAC